Genomic DNA from Candidatus Sphingomonas phytovorans:
CTGCGCCAGTTGATGGACGCGTGGGCCGACGGGCTGAACTATTATCTCGCCACCCATCCCGGCACCCGTCCCAAAGTGCTCAAGCGCTTCGAACCCTGGATGGCGCTGTCCTTCACGGAGGGTAGCATCGGTGGCGATATCGAGCGAATCTCGCTGTCGGAACTGGAAAGCCTCTACGGCACCCGTCAGGTCGCGATGACCGATGAGGAGACCGGCCGAGTGCCGCGTGAGCCGCGCGGCTCCAACGGCATCGCCATCGCGCCGAAGAACACGGTCGACGGCCATGCCCTGCTGCTGATCAACCCGCACACGAGCTTCTATTTCCGCTCCGAGCTTCAGATGACCAGCGGGGAGGGGCTCAACGCCTATGGCGCGTCCACCTGGGGCCAGTTCTTCATCTACCAGGGCTTCAACGCCAATGCGGGCTGGATGCACACGTCATCGGGCGTCGATAATGTCGACGAGTTCGCCGAGACCTTCGTCTATGATTCGGGCAAGCTCTCCTATCGCTACGGTACGAAGCTGCGGCCGGTCGAACGCAGCCGAATCTCCATCGCCTTCCGCCGGCCCGACGGCAGCATGGGGAACCGCGCCTTCACGGTGACGCACACTCATCACGGCCCGATCGTGGCGAAGCGCGAGGGCAAATGGATCGCCACGTCGATGATGTGGAAACCGATCCTCGCGCTTGAGCAGAGCTGGCTGCGTACCAAGACGACTGACCTCGCGTCGTACATGGCGGTCGCCGAACGGCAGGCGAACAGCTCCAACGATACGCTCTTCGCTGACAGCAAGGGGGAGATCGCCTATCTCCACCCGCAATTCGTGCCGGTCCGCGACGACCGGTTCGATTATACCCGGGCGGTCGACGGCGCCGACCCGGCGACCGACTGGAAGGGCCTGCACGCCATCGCGACGCTGCCCAATGTGATCAACCCGCCGGTGGGCTGGGCGAAGAACACCAACGACTGGCCATGGCAGTCGGCCGGCCCCGATAGCCCAAGGGCGAAGGATTATCCGCGTTACATGGATCAGGCCGGCGCCAACGCGCGGGGCACCCATGCCGATCTGCTGCTCACCGGCAAGACCGGCTTCACGCCGGAAGGACTGCGCGCGGCGGCCTATGATAGCTATCTCCCGGCCTTCGCGACGCTGATCCCGCAACTCGTTTCGGCATGGGAAGCGCTCCCGCCCGGCGATGCCCGGCGCGCAAAGCTCGCCGCCCCTGTCGCGCTGCTCAAGGGGTGGGACTATCGCTGGAGCGCCACGTCCGAGCCCACCGCGCTTGCCGTCATCTGGGGCGATACCTTATGGAAGGATGTCGGCAGCTTCGCCCGCGCCGAGCGGATGAACGTGTCCGATTATATCGGCGCGAAGGTGGCACCCGGGGCAAAGCTCGACGCGCTGGTTCAGGCGGTCGATCGCCTGACTCGCGATTTCGGCGACTGGCGCGTGGCCTGGGGCCGGATCAACCGCTTC
This window encodes:
- a CDS encoding penicillin acylase family protein → MDRLKPRLRNLLLATALLSPGIAHAAPDEMAGWKARAARVAITRDDWGIAHVVGKSDADTVFGAIYAQAEDDFSRIEANYLTALGRTAEAQGETAIWADLRQRLYVDPAVLQKQYRESPVWLRQLMDAWADGLNYYLATHPGTRPKVLKRFEPWMALSFTEGSIGGDIERISLSELESLYGTRQVAMTDEETGRVPREPRGSNGIAIAPKNTVDGHALLLINPHTSFYFRSELQMTSGEGLNAYGASTWGQFFIYQGFNANAGWMHTSSGVDNVDEFAETFVYDSGKLSYRYGTKLRPVERSRISIAFRRPDGSMGNRAFTVTHTHHGPIVAKREGKWIATSMMWKPILALEQSWLRTKTTDLASYMAVAERQANSSNDTLFADSKGEIAYLHPQFVPVRDDRFDYTRAVDGADPATDWKGLHAIATLPNVINPPVGWAKNTNDWPWQSAGPDSPRAKDYPRYMDQAGANARGTHADLLLTGKTGFTPEGLRAAAYDSYLPAFATLIPQLVSAWEALPPGDARRAKLAAPVALLKGWDYRWSATSEPTALAVIWGDTLWKDVGSFARAERMNVSDYIGAKVAPGAKLDALVQAVDRLTRDFGDWRVAWGRINRFQRLDDSIDAHFDDSKPGIAVPFTSAQWGSLASYGAKPYPNTKNYYGTSGNSFVAVVEFGPRLKAWAVTAGGESGDPASPHFNDQAQRYADGNLRPVYFYPQDLTGHVERKYQPGL